A genome region from Equus caballus isolate H_3958 breed thoroughbred chromosome 19, TB-T2T, whole genome shotgun sequence includes the following:
- the PARP14 gene encoding protein mono-ADP-ribosyltransferase PARP14 isoform X3, with the protein MQDIIRECLEVTESLSLKSIAFPAIGTGNLGFPKPVFAKLIISEVFKFHSKNQPSTLQEVHFLLHPNDLGNIQAFADELARMANGNFVSEQLPKAKDTQGFYGTLSSPALGVHEMKIGPIIFQVASGDITKEEADVIVNSTSNTFNLKAGVSKAILEHAGPSVEMECSLQAQQGKSDYIITEGGSLRCKNIIHVVGGNDVKTSVSCVLQECENRNYSSICLPAIGTGSAKQDPDKVAGAIIDAIEDFIQKGAVQSVKKVKVVIFLPKLLDVFYDNMKKRVGSQASVKQSMISKLASYFGLSRQSPKKQKPLVLEKKTESAIFQVCGENVKCVADALSWIQNLIEKDQWSYTSEDECIKDFYEKEYGKLKELQEKLDISISVDNKRPLIEVFGITRDVMKARDVIEEMMKRVRSDKEQESRADAVSEFIEWQYSDNTTSHSFDKITNLKLEEARKAKRRTVSVKINSQRYTVDLNTNTATDANGYQLSVQRLIKPEAELPPHWSDMKQQNVCVVELQPGHPEYTTVASKFNQTCSNFTIEKIERIQNLDLWNSYQAKKKTMDAKNVSVTNEQQLFHGTDAGSVPHVNQNGFNRSYAGKNATAYGKGTYFAVNANYSAHNTYSRPDSNGKKHMYYVRVLTGVYTCGYQGLIVPPPKNAQNPTDLYDTVTDNMQNPSLFVVFYDYQAYPEYLITFRQ; encoded by the exons ATGCAAGACATAATCAGAGAATGTTTGGAAGTCACTGAGAGCTTGTCCTTgaaatcaattgcatttccaGCAATAGGAACAGGAAATTTGGGATTTCCTAAACCTGTTTTTGCTAAATTAATCATTTCCGAAGTGTTCAAATTTCATAGCAAGAACCAACCGTCAACTTTACAAGAGGTTCACTTTCTGCTGCACCCGAATGATCTTGGAAATATTCAG GCATTTGCAGATGAACTTGCCAGAATGGCTAATGGAAATTTCGTCAGTGAGCAACTTCCCAAGGCCAAAGATACGCAAG gtTTCTATGGGACTCTTTCTAGCCCTGCTTTAGGAGTGCATGAAATGAAGATTGGTCCCATCATCTTCCAGGTGGCCTCTGGAGATATCACTAAAGAAGAGGCAGACGTGATTGTAAATTCAACATCAAACACATTTAATCTCAAAGCAG GGGTCTCCAAAGCAATTTTAGAACATGCTGGACCAAGTGTggaaatggaatgttctctccAAG CTCAACAGGGCAAAAGTGATTATATAATTACTGAAGGTGGATCATTGAGGTGCAAGAATATTATTCATGTCGTTGGTGGAAATGATGTCAAGACATCGGTTTCCTGTGTTTTACAAGAGTGTGAAAATCGGAATTACTCGTCCATTTGCCTCCCAGCCATTGGAACAG GAAGTGCCAAACAAGACCCTGATAAAGTTGCCGGAGCCATAATTGATGCCATTGAAGACTTTATCCAGAAAGGAGCAGTCCAGTCTGTGAAAAAAGTTAAAGTTGTTATCTTTCTGCCTAAACTACTGGATGTGTTTTATGACAATATGAAAAAAAGAGTAGGATCTCAGGCTTCTGTCAAACAATCTATGATATCTAAACTTGCAT catATTTTGGCTTATCAAGGCaatctcccaaaaaacagaaacctttggttttggaaaagaaaacagaatcagcCATCTTTCAGGTGTgtggtgaaaatgtaaaatgtgtgGCAGACGCCCTCTCCTGGATACAGAATCTGATTGAAAAGGACCAGTGGAGTTACACCAGTGAAGATGAATGTATCAAAGACTTTTACGAAAAGGAATATGGGAAATTGAAGGAGCTGCAGGAGAAATTAGATATTTCCATTTCCGTGGACAATAAAAGACCTTTGATTGAGGTTTTTGGAATTACCAGAGATGTGATGAAGGCTAGAGATGTAATTGAGGAAATGATGAAGAGAGTTAGGTCAGACAAAGAACAGGAATCCCGGGCAGATGCTGTCAGTGAATTTATAGAATGGCAATATAGTGATAATACCACTTCCCATAGTTTTGACAAAATAACCAATCTGAAATTGGAGGaggcaagaaaagcaaagagaaggacAGTTAGTGTCAAAATTAATTCTCAGCGCTACACAGTCGACTTGAACACAAACACTGCTACAGATGCAAATGGATACCAATTATCTGTTCAGCGCCTTATAAAACCAGAAG CTGAGCTCCCTCCACACTGGAGTGATATGAAGCAGCAGAATGTCTGTGTGGTTGAGCTGCAGCCTGGTCATCCAGAATACACCACTGTGGCAAGCAAGTTTAATCAGACCTGCTCAAACTTCACCATAGAGAAG ATTGAGAGGATCCAGAATCTAGATCTCTGGAATAGCTACcaggcaaagaaaaaaaccatGGATGCCAAGAATGTCTCTGTAACAAATGAGCAGCAGCTCTTCCACGGGACAGATGCTGGCTCAGTGCCACATGTTAACCAAAATGGCTTTAACCGCAGTTACGCTGGAAAGAATG CTACGGCATATGGAAAGGGAACCTATTTTGCTGTCAATGCCAATTATTCTGCCCATAATACATACTCCAGACCAGACAGTAATGGGAAAAAACATATGTATTATGTGCGAGTACTTACTGGAGTCTACACGTGTGGATATCAGGGATTAATTGTGCCTCCTCCAAAAAACGCTCAAAATCCTACTGACCTCTATGACACAGTCACAGATAACATGCAGAATCCAAGTTTATTTGTCGTATTTTATGACTATCAGGCTTACCCCGAGTACCTCATTACTTTTAGACAGTAA